The following proteins are encoded in a genomic region of Nitrospirota bacterium:
- the plsX gene encoding phosphate acyltransferase PlsX: MRIAVDAMGGDHGPGPNVEGAVQAADELDLEVVLVGDEPQVQEHLRRLGCADPRVTVAHAPQVVDMHESPAAVARKKRDSSIWVATELVKAGRASAVVSAGNTGASMVAAFFVFGVIKGVERPAIAVTLPTLTGTAVMLDAGANVDCTAEHLLQFGLMGNEYGKHLFGKPNPRVGLLSIGEEDTKGNEVTKEAFKLLKASAINFVGNVEGRDVYSGGADVIVCDGFIGNVALKISEGLADTIKKLLLKEIAGSILGRLSYLFLVGPLLRLRRRIDYAEFGGAPLLGVNGVCMICHGRSSAKAIKNAVRRARGLVESALNDLIQRDIQESLAQPGRAEVSG; encoded by the coding sequence ATGAGAATCGCGGTCGATGCGATGGGCGGGGACCACGGTCCCGGGCCGAACGTCGAGGGGGCCGTCCAGGCCGCCGACGAGCTGGACCTCGAGGTCGTCCTGGTCGGAGACGAGCCGCAGGTCCAGGAACACCTGCGGCGTCTGGGGTGCGCGGATCCCCGCGTGACGGTCGCGCACGCCCCGCAGGTCGTGGACATGCACGAGTCCCCCGCCGCGGTCGCCCGCAAGAAGCGGGACTCCTCCATCTGGGTCGCCACGGAGCTGGTCAAGGCCGGCCGAGCCAGCGCGGTGGTCAGCGCCGGCAACACCGGCGCGAGCATGGTGGCCGCGTTCTTCGTCTTCGGTGTCATCAAGGGGGTGGAACGACCGGCCATTGCGGTCACGCTGCCGACCCTCACCGGCACCGCGGTCATGCTCGACGCCGGCGCCAACGTGGACTGCACGGCGGAGCACCTGCTCCAGTTCGGGCTCATGGGCAACGAATACGGCAAGCACCTGTTTGGCAAGCCGAACCCCCGCGTCGGCCTGTTGAGCATCGGCGAGGAGGACACGAAGGGCAACGAGGTCACCAAGGAGGCCTTCAAGCTCCTCAAGGCCAGCGCGATCAACTTCGTCGGCAACGTGGAGGGGCGAGACGTTTACAGCGGCGGGGCCGACGTCATCGTGTGCGACGGGTTCATCGGAAACGTCGCGCTCAAGATCTCGGAAGGCCTGGCGGACACGATCAAGAAGCTTCTGTTGAAGGAAATCGCAGGCTCGATCCTCGGCCGACTTTCCTACCTGTTTCTCGTCGGCCCGCTGCTGCGCCTCCGCCGCCGTATCGATTACGCCGAGTTCGGCGGGGCGCCCCTGTTGGGCGTGAACGGAGTCTGCATGATCTGCCACGGCCGGTCCTCGGCCAAGGCCATCAAGAACGCCGTCCGGCGCGCCAGGGGGCTGGTCGAGAGCGCCCTCAACGACCTCATCCAGCGCGACATCCAGGAGAGTCTGGCGCAGCCGGGGCGGGCGGAGGTCTCCGGGTGA
- the rpmF gene encoding 50S ribosomal protein L32 codes for MPNPKHKLSRARRDKRRAQKKLTPPGLSVCPQCHEPKLPHYTCLNCGTYKGQAVIAVEEA; via the coding sequence ATGCCGAATCCGAAACACAAACTATCCCGAGCCCGACGCGACAAGCGGAGAGCCCAGAAGAAGCTCACCCCTCCAGGCCTGTCGGTCTGCCCGCAGTGCCACGAACCCAAACTCCCGCACTACACCTGCCTCAACTGCGGCACCTACAAGGGTCAGGCTGTGATTGCCGTCGAGGAGGCCTGA
- a CDS encoding DUF177 domain-containing protein — protein MALPSLRIPDIPEEGLTLDCGVLPEELPLAPDDARVRGELALSVAIAKAGQRISVTGVLGGTFVRQCVRCLREFEEPVSIPFAVEYRREEPLRGPQSQPSRTAGRAAEPAETAEEVVDHDETDVYPLVGDQLELGEMLREQVILAEPMQPLCRVACRGLCPICGQDLNERPCACPEVRQASPFAVLKQLRAGKARQGS, from the coding sequence ATGGCGTTGCCGAGCCTCCGCATCCCCGACATTCCGGAGGAGGGACTCACCCTGGACTGCGGGGTGCTGCCGGAGGAGCTGCCCCTCGCGCCGGATGACGCCCGGGTGCGGGGCGAGCTGGCGCTCTCGGTCGCCATTGCAAAGGCCGGTCAGCGGATCAGCGTCACGGGCGTGTTGGGCGGGACATTCGTCCGGCAGTGCGTCCGGTGCCTGAGGGAATTCGAGGAGCCCGTCAGCATCCCGTTCGCGGTCGAATACCGGCGTGAAGAACCCCTCCGGGGTCCCCAGTCCCAGCCGAGCCGGACGGCCGGCCGAGCCGCCGAGCCGGCGGAGACGGCCGAGGAAGTCGTGGACCACGACGAAACGGACGTCTATCCGCTGGTCGGAGACCAGTTGGAGCTGGGCGAGATGCTCCGGGAACAGGTGATTCTGGCGGAGCCGATGCAGCCCCTGTGTCGCGTCGCCTGTCGAGGGCTTTGCCCGATATGCGGACAGGATCTCAACGAACGGCCGTGCGCCTGTCCGGAAGTGCGGCAGGCCAGCCCGTTTGCCGTGCTGAAGCAGCTCAGGGCCGGAAAAGCGCGGCAAGGCTCCTGA
- the rpsR gene encoding 30S ribosomal protein S18 encodes MTDGVHERRSSVERGRFFQRRRICRFCHDKTPIDFKDVGLLKNFLTERGRIVPRRVSGNCLGHQRELTMAIKRARTIALLAFAEER; translated from the coding sequence GTGACCGACGGCGTGCATGAACGGAGGAGCAGCGTGGAGCGAGGACGGTTCTTTCAGCGGCGGCGGATCTGCCGCTTCTGCCATGACAAGACGCCGATTGACTTCAAGGACGTCGGGCTGTTGAAGAACTTCCTGACCGAGCGGGGGCGCATCGTGCCCCGGCGCGTGTCCGGGAACTGCTTGGGGCACCAGCGCGAGCTGACGATGGCGATCAAGCGCGCGCGCACCATCGCCTTGCTCGCCTTCGCCGAGGAGCGGTGA
- the ssb gene encoding single-stranded DNA-binding protein, whose product MTGFNKVILIGNLTKNPDLRYTPSGMPVASFGLAINRKFRQGDELRDEVCYVDIVVFGKQAEHCGQYLSKGNGVIVDGRLQQRRWETEDGQKRSKHEVVAQTVTFLPKRSESAGESGPSDDAGYENEEPS is encoded by the coding sequence GTGACCGGGTTCAATAAAGTCATTCTGATCGGGAACCTCACGAAGAATCCGGATCTCCGCTACACGCCCAGCGGGATGCCGGTCGCCAGCTTCGGCCTGGCGATCAATCGCAAGTTCCGGCAGGGCGACGAGCTCAGGGACGAGGTCTGTTACGTTGACATCGTGGTCTTCGGCAAGCAGGCCGAGCATTGCGGCCAGTACCTCAGCAAGGGGAACGGCGTGATCGTGGACGGCCGGCTGCAGCAGCGCCGGTGGGAGACGGAGGACGGCCAGAAGCGGAGCAAGCACGAGGTGGTGGCCCAGACCGTGACGTTCCTGCCCAAGCGATCGGAGTCCGCGGGGGAGTCCGGGCCGTCGGACGACGCGGGTTATGAGAACGAAGAGCCGTCGTGA
- the rpsF gene encoding 30S ribosomal protein S6 produces the protein MSLYESIFIVRPSLTDDDTGKLIEKMKGVLEKSGATLLKLENWGRKKLAYEVRRERKGTFVYVHFKSPGTAVAELERAYRLEDSVIKFLTVKQELGAPSQPAAAAAKEPARDRVQ, from the coding sequence ATGTCGCTCTACGAGTCTATCTTCATCGTCCGTCCGTCGCTCACCGACGACGATACCGGCAAGCTCATCGAGAAGATGAAGGGGGTCCTGGAGAAATCCGGGGCCACGCTGCTCAAGCTCGAGAACTGGGGCCGGAAGAAGCTGGCGTACGAGGTGAGGCGCGAGCGGAAGGGCACGTTCGTCTACGTCCACTTCAAGTCGCCCGGCACCGCGGTCGCCGAGTTGGAGCGGGCGTACCGCCTCGAGGATTCGGTGATCAAGTTCCTGACGGTCAAGCAGGAGCTGGGCGCGCCTTCCCAGCCGGCCGCGGCGGCGGCGAAGGAGCCAGCGCGTGACCGGGTTCAATAA